In Phycisphaerales bacterium, a genomic segment contains:
- a CDS encoding acyltransferase, which yields MSRITRAALIQASLCERTDAPLPRIKQAMIDKHLPLIAEAAEGGAQVCCLQELFYGPYFCAEQNARWYDLAEPIDGPTVELMRETARKHGMMLIVPIAELATDEGGAIYNTAAVISHTGEYLGKYRKHHLPHCHPGFWEKFYFKHGTGGYPVFQTPFGRIGVYICYDRHFPEGARELGLKGAEIVFNPSATVAGLSEYLWKLEQPAHAVANQYFVGAINRVGREQPWDIGEFYGMSYFCDPRGQIIAQAGREKDEVLIADLDLDQIAEVRKVWQFYRDRRPETYERIAKA from the coding sequence ATGTCGCGAATCACCCGGGCCGCGCTCATCCAGGCCAGCCTGTGCGAACGCACGGATGCGCCCTTGCCGCGCATCAAACAGGCGATGATCGACAAGCACCTGCCGCTGATTGCCGAAGCGGCCGAAGGCGGGGCTCAGGTCTGCTGCCTGCAGGAACTCTTCTACGGCCCCTATTTCTGCGCCGAGCAGAACGCCCGCTGGTACGACCTCGCCGAGCCGATCGACGGCCCGACCGTCGAGCTCATGCGCGAGACGGCGCGCAAGCACGGGATGATGCTCATCGTGCCCATCGCTGAACTCGCCACCGACGAGGGCGGGGCTATCTACAACACGGCGGCGGTCATCAGTCACACAGGCGAATACCTCGGCAAATACCGAAAGCACCATCTGCCGCACTGCCACCCCGGATTCTGGGAGAAGTTCTACTTCAAGCACGGCACGGGTGGATACCCGGTTTTCCAGACCCCGTTCGGCCGCATCGGCGTGTACATCTGCTACGACCGCCACTTCCCCGAGGGAGCGCGCGAGTTGGGCCTCAAGGGAGCCGAGATCGTCTTCAACCCGTCCGCCACGGTCGCGGGCCTGAGCGAGTACCTGTGGAAGCTCGAACAGCCGGCGCACGCGGTCGCGAACCAGTACTTCGTCGGCGCGATCAATCGCGTGGGTCGCGAGCAGCCGTGGGACATCGGCGAGTTCTACGGCATGAGTTACTTCTGCGATCCGCGCGGCCAGATCATCGCGCAGGCCGGCCGAGAAAAGGACGAAGTGCTCATCGCTGATCTGGACCTCGATCAGATCGCCGAAGTGCGCAAGGTCTGGCAGTTCTATCGCGATCGGCGGCCGGAAACGTACGAGCGTATCGCCAAGGCGTGA